From Aneurinibacillus sp. REN35, a single genomic window includes:
- a CDS encoding ABC transporter substrate-binding protein, translating to MKKLAFLLLTLIVAFSVIGCTGKNTETSGGSKEAGAGGSAQGSSEPIKIGGVFAASGSSASLGKPEMDTLNMMAEKINAEGGVNGRKIEVIAYDDKSDQNEAVIAIKKLIEQDKVVAVIGGTTSGSSLAMIPQAEKAKIPFISVAASKNINKPVKKYVFKTAQGDDVVIPRIIDYLKKQNIKKVAWLSVDNPFGSSGKEEFDVLAKEAGIEIAISEVFEATVNDAKPMLTRVKQTNPETIIVWGTAQESAIVTKNIRELGIQAPVVESHGIGNKKFIELAKDAANGVVFPAGRLLVADQIPADSKQKPVLEAYAKMFKEKYNTEPSTFGGHAYDAFEILMAVIKSTGDDKEKIRAALETSTKEFTGVTGVFTMSEQEHNGLQADSLAMIEIKDGKWMLKEN from the coding sequence ATGAAAAAGCTGGCTTTTCTGTTGTTGACTCTGATAGTAGCATTTTCAGTGATTGGATGTACAGGCAAGAACACAGAAACAAGTGGAGGAAGCAAAGAAGCGGGGGCTGGTGGCAGCGCACAGGGGAGCAGTGAGCCTATTAAAATCGGCGGTGTCTTCGCCGCTTCCGGAAGCTCTGCCTCACTTGGTAAGCCTGAGATGGACACGTTGAATATGATGGCGGAAAAGATTAATGCCGAAGGGGGCGTCAATGGCCGAAAAATTGAAGTCATTGCCTATGATGATAAATCCGATCAGAATGAAGCAGTGATCGCTATCAAAAAGCTGATTGAACAAGATAAAGTTGTAGCCGTAATTGGCGGTACTACCTCTGGCAGTTCGCTGGCTATGATTCCACAGGCGGAAAAAGCAAAGATTCCGTTCATTTCCGTGGCAGCCAGTAAAAATATCAACAAGCCAGTTAAGAAGTATGTATTTAAGACTGCGCAGGGAGACGATGTCGTCATTCCTCGTATTATAGATTATCTGAAAAAACAAAATATTAAAAAGGTAGCTTGGCTTAGTGTTGACAATCCTTTTGGATCTAGCGGTAAGGAAGAGTTTGACGTTTTGGCAAAAGAAGCCGGAATTGAAATTGCAATCTCTGAAGTGTTTGAAGCGACGGTAAATGATGCAAAACCGATGCTAACGCGCGTAAAACAGACAAATCCAGAAACGATTATAGTATGGGGGACGGCACAGGAATCGGCCATTGTAACAAAAAATATTCGTGAGCTTGGCATTCAGGCACCGGTTGTTGAGTCGCATGGTATTGGTAATAAGAAATTCATTGAATTGGCTAAAGATGCGGCCAACGGCGTGGTTTTCCCGGCTGGGCGTCTGCTTGTTGCTGATCAAATCCCAGCGGATAGCAAACAGAAACCGGTGCTGGAAGCATATGCAAAAATGTTTAAAGAAAAATATAACACAGAACCGAGCACATTTGGTGGGCATGCGTATGATGCATTTGAAATCCTGATGGCTGTGATAAAGTCCACGGGAGATGATAAGGAGAAAATCCGCGCTGCACTAGAAACTAGCACGAAAGAATTTACGGGTGTAACGGGTGTGTTCACAATGTCAGAACAAGAGCATAACGGACTGCAGGCGGATTCGCTGGCGATGATCGAAATTAAAGACGGAAAATGGATGTTAAAAGAAAACTAG
- a CDS encoding SDR family oxidoreductase → MAQKNSKDKLVSMAPQHGYLQPDIESQMSPQPNAEDYNYKPGGKLKGKVALITGGDSGIGRAVAIAYAKEGADVCIMYLESDSDAQETKRQVEEEGRRCLTIAGDVGDEEFCQGAVQKVIDELGQLDILVNNAGEQHVQENFEDITSEQLHRTFQTNIFSMFYLTKAALKHLKSGSAIINTASITAYKGHPLLIDYSSTKGAIVSFTRSLSISLAKRGIRVNGVAPGPIWTPLIPSTFTPDKVEKFGKDTPMQRPGQPEELAPSYVFLACDDSSYISGQMIHVNGGTVLNG, encoded by the coding sequence ATGGCACAGAAAAACAGCAAAGACAAATTAGTATCTATGGCTCCGCAGCATGGTTATCTGCAGCCGGATATCGAATCACAGATGTCCCCTCAGCCTAATGCAGAGGATTATAATTATAAGCCAGGCGGCAAGCTTAAAGGTAAAGTGGCCTTAATTACTGGTGGTGACAGCGGCATTGGACGGGCGGTCGCTATCGCATATGCGAAGGAAGGGGCAGACGTCTGCATTATGTATTTGGAGTCTGATAGTGACGCGCAGGAGACAAAGCGCCAGGTAGAAGAAGAAGGACGCCGCTGTCTAACGATTGCAGGCGATGTTGGTGATGAGGAATTTTGCCAGGGAGCCGTTCAGAAGGTTATTGACGAGTTAGGGCAGCTTGATATTCTTGTAAATAATGCAGGGGAGCAGCATGTACAGGAGAACTTTGAAGATATTACGTCTGAGCAGTTGCATCGTACATTCCAAACCAATATCTTCTCCATGTTTTATTTAACCAAAGCCGCGTTGAAGCACTTAAAGTCAGGCAGTGCTATTATTAATACGGCTTCAATTACCGCGTACAAAGGACACCCGCTGCTCATTGATTACTCATCAACAAAAGGGGCGATCGTTTCATTTACTCGTTCCTTGTCCATCTCCCTTGCAAAACGCGGCATCCGAGTGAATGGTGTTGCGCCGGGGCCGATCTGGACACCGCTGATTCCATCTACGTTCACACCGGATAAAGTGGAGAAGTTCGGAAAAGATACACCAATGCAGCGTCCGGGTCAGCCGGAAGAGCTTGCGCCAAGCTATGTGTTCCTGGCATGTGATGATTCGTCCTATATTAGCGGGCAGATGATTCATGTGAACGGCGGAACTGTATTGAACGGGTAA
- the hpaB gene encoding 4-hydroxyphenylacetate 3-monooxygenase, oxygenase component produces the protein MPARTGQQYLEALDAANNNVWIHGEKVEKVSEHPAFRNIVQSMVNLYDLQHENEEKMLYTSPTTGEKVGLSFIEPKTKDDLVARREMVTEWARYSGGMMGRSPDYLNTSIMSFGTAASFFAQADPRFGENARNYYEYCRENDISLTHTLIHPQANRSKMQSDQRDPYLSARITKKTADGIIVNGCRLLATLGGVTDEIVVFPSTLNKATSQDDPYAFAFGIPNNTPGLKFICREAFDYGKNQWDHPMGSRFDESDAIVVFEDVLVPWERVFVCESTDICNRTYVETNAVIHMTHQVVAKNTAKTEFVLGIVLSIIDAIGIEQFQHVKEKASEIMIALETMRSHMFRAEQNASIDRYGNMTPDFAPLNAARNWYPKVYQRMVEIIRILGASGLMAIPTEDDFASEEIGHLMHRYNQGANIDGYERVQLFRLAWDITMSAFGTRQALYEYYFFGDPVRMSNVYYDMYSKEPYKAMVKEFLDRVKQPTHNYARV, from the coding sequence ATGCCAGCACGTACAGGACAGCAGTATTTAGAAGCGTTAGATGCAGCCAACAATAACGTATGGATTCACGGGGAAAAAGTAGAGAAAGTATCGGAGCACCCGGCTTTTCGTAATATTGTGCAAAGCATGGTGAACCTGTATGACCTTCAGCATGAAAACGAGGAAAAAATGCTGTATACATCACCAACAACGGGTGAGAAGGTAGGCCTTTCTTTTATTGAACCGAAAACAAAAGATGATTTGGTAGCTCGCCGTGAGATGGTTACAGAATGGGCTCGTTACTCCGGTGGCATGATGGGACGCTCTCCTGATTATCTTAATACAAGTATTATGTCGTTTGGTACGGCCGCTTCTTTCTTTGCTCAGGCTGACCCCCGCTTCGGTGAAAATGCCCGCAATTACTATGAATACTGCCGGGAAAATGATATCAGCCTGACCCATACGCTGATTCATCCACAGGCCAACCGCTCAAAAATGCAATCTGATCAAAGAGATCCGTATCTGTCGGCACGCATTACGAAAAAAACCGCTGACGGTATCATCGTTAACGGCTGCCGCCTGCTTGCTACATTAGGCGGTGTCACGGATGAGATTGTCGTATTCCCTTCCACGCTTAACAAGGCGACTTCGCAAGATGATCCGTATGCATTTGCATTTGGCATCCCCAATAATACACCAGGATTGAAATTCATTTGTCGTGAAGCGTTCGACTATGGAAAGAATCAATGGGATCATCCGATGGGATCCCGCTTTGATGAAAGCGATGCCATTGTTGTTTTTGAAGACGTGCTCGTACCTTGGGAAAGAGTATTTGTGTGCGAAAGCACGGACATTTGCAACCGTACGTATGTAGAAACAAATGCAGTTATCCATATGACACATCAGGTTGTAGCAAAAAATACGGCAAAAACAGAATTCGTGCTAGGAATTGTTTTGAGTATTATTGATGCGATTGGCATCGAGCAATTTCAGCATGTTAAGGAGAAAGCATCGGAAATCATGATTGCACTCGAAACCATGCGCTCTCATATGTTCCGTGCTGAACAGAACGCATCGATTGATCGATATGGAAATATGACACCGGATTTTGCGCCGCTGAATGCTGCGCGTAACTGGTATCCAAAAGTGTATCAACGCATGGTGGAAATCATCCGTATTCTTGGTGCATCCGGATTAATGGCGATTCCGACAGAGGATGACTTTGCAAGTGAGGAAATCGGCCACCTGATGCATCGCTATAACCAGGGGGCTAACATTGATGGATATGAGCGTGTGCAGCTATTCCGTCTTGCCTGGGATATTACGATGAGTGCGTTTGGTACACGCCAGGCGCTGTATGAGTACTACTTCTTCGGAGATCCGGTCCGTATGTCGAATGTATATTACGATATGTACTCGAAAGAGCCGTACAAAGCGATGGTCAAAGAGTTTCTTGACAGAGTTAAGCAGCCGACACATAACTATGCAAGGGTGTAG
- a CDS encoding manganese catalase family protein: MFEHRKKLMYEVKVSQADPRFAKLLLEQFGGANGELAAAMQYFVQGIGCRDPKLRDMFMDIATEEISHLEMVGTCIDMLIKGHPNEEYYESELFDVVGGNGPDLMNSHGVKWTADYLKVSGEIASDLLNDIAAEGRAKITYERLMGQTDDPLVIDTLKFLMTREVTHIRNFQEALYSLEEQMPGTMAGSPEFVRKYFNMSTGETDARGPWNADDTFEYVDKPEPMGNNPLID, encoded by the coding sequence ATGTTTGAACATCGCAAGAAACTTATGTATGAAGTAAAAGTGAGCCAAGCTGATCCACGCTTTGCTAAGCTGTTGTTAGAACAATTCGGTGGAGCTAACGGTGAGCTAGCCGCCGCGATGCAATACTTTGTCCAAGGAATCGGCTGTCGTGATCCGAAGCTTAGAGATATGTTTATGGATATCGCTACAGAAGAAATTAGTCATCTCGAGATGGTAGGAACGTGTATTGACATGCTGATCAAAGGCCATCCAAATGAAGAGTATTATGAAAGTGAACTGTTCGACGTAGTGGGAGGCAACGGTCCTGATTTGATGAACAGTCACGGTGTAAAGTGGACAGCCGATTATTTAAAAGTCAGCGGCGAGATTGCCAGCGACCTACTTAACGATATTGCAGCCGAAGGGCGCGCCAAAATTACGTATGAAAGACTAATGGGACAGACGGATGACCCGTTGGTGATCGATACATTGAAATTCTTAATGACGCGGGAAGTAACACATATTCGAAACTTCCAAGAGGCACTTTATTCCCTTGAAGAGCAGATGCCAGGCACTATGGCCGGCTCGCCTGAATTCGTAAGAAAATATTTCAATATGTCTACAGGTGAGACGGATGCACGCGGGCCATGGAATGCGGATGATACATTCGAATATGTAGATAAGCCTGAGCCCATGGGCAATAACCCGCTGATTGATTAG
- a CDS encoding ABC transporter ATP-binding protein has translation MLKVTGLHTYHGYLHVLNEIEFSLQKGEILAIVGSNGAGKSTLLGTIAGIYASQAGNIVFEGEDISRMRAEQVVAKGIALVPERRQIFDALSVKDNLILGSYHRFRRERRQVMRDYEKMLAFFPRLTSMLDRPGGLLSGGEQQMVAIARGLMANPKLIMLDEPSLGLAPLIVKNIMEILKQLKEEFGTTVILVEQNVKAALAIADHACVLERGHIVISGTAQEVADNPAVRDAYLGKGKRAI, from the coding sequence ATGTTAAAGGTGACGGGGCTGCATACGTATCACGGTTATCTTCATGTATTGAATGAGATCGAATTCTCTTTGCAGAAAGGAGAAATACTTGCCATTGTCGGTTCGAATGGAGCGGGAAAAAGCACGTTGCTTGGTACGATTGCAGGTATTTATGCTTCACAAGCAGGAAATATTGTTTTCGAAGGCGAAGATATTTCAAGAATGCGTGCCGAGCAGGTTGTTGCGAAGGGGATTGCGCTTGTACCAGAGCGGCGTCAAATATTTGATGCCCTTTCAGTAAAAGATAATCTTATTCTTGGATCGTATCACCGTTTTCGACGAGAGCGGCGACAGGTCATGAGGGATTATGAAAAAATGCTAGCATTTTTTCCGCGTCTTACATCCATGCTGGACCGGCCGGGCGGGCTATTAAGTGGAGGAGAACAGCAGATGGTAGCCATTGCGAGAGGGTTAATGGCTAATCCAAAGTTAATCATGCTTGATGAGCCATCGCTTGGCTTAGCCCCGCTTATCGTAAAAAACATTATGGAAATTCTTAAACAGTTGAAAGAGGAGTTTGGAACTACCGTGATCTTAGTAGAGCAAAACGTAAAGGCAGCGCTCGCTATTGCCGATCATGCCTGCGTGCTGGAGAGGGGCCATATTGTTATTAGCGGAACAGCGCAGGAAGTGGCAGATAATCCAGCTGTTCGCGACGCCTATCTTGGTAAGGGAAAAAGAGCAATATAA
- a CDS encoding ABC transporter ATP-binding protein, whose protein sequence is MSEQTPLLSVRGLTKSFGGVTAVHDVSFDIFPGEIVAVIGPNGAGKTTLFNMVTAVLPATSGSACFDGVEVLGKEPFEIATLGITRTFQNLQIFGNMSVVENVMTGMHTRGRCGLLGAGFRLRSVALEEKRMLEKAFGYLDMVGMLPKAYESAAMQPYGNQRLIEIARAAAAEPKLILLDEPMAGLNPEESRELVNVILQMRKAGMTFLFVEHDMETVMTTADRIVVLDYGGKIAEGTPEEIYNDPRVIAAYLGDEEVLSC, encoded by the coding sequence ATGAGTGAGCAAACGCCGCTTCTTTCCGTCCGTGGTTTAACTAAGAGCTTCGGTGGTGTAACGGCGGTACATGATGTATCGTTTGATATTTTTCCAGGAGAGATCGTAGCTGTTATCGGGCCGAATGGTGCAGGGAAGACGACGCTGTTCAATATGGTTACTGCCGTTTTGCCTGCGACATCCGGTTCTGCCTGTTTTGATGGAGTAGAAGTTTTAGGGAAAGAACCGTTCGAAATTGCAACGCTCGGCATTACGCGTACGTTTCAGAATTTGCAAATCTTCGGCAATATGTCGGTTGTCGAAAATGTTATGACTGGCATGCATACCCGTGGTCGCTGTGGGCTATTAGGTGCAGGATTCCGCCTGAGGAGTGTCGCTTTAGAAGAAAAGCGTATGCTTGAGAAAGCCTTTGGCTATCTAGATATGGTGGGAATGCTGCCTAAAGCATACGAGAGCGCCGCTATGCAGCCTTATGGGAATCAGCGACTGATCGAGATTGCACGTGCGGCGGCGGCTGAGCCAAAGCTGATCTTGCTTGATGAACCGATGGCAGGCCTGAATCCAGAAGAATCCCGTGAGCTGGTGAATGTGATTTTACAGATGCGAAAAGCAGGTATGACCTTTTTATTTGTTGAACATGACATGGAGACGGTAATGACGACAGCCGACCGAATTGTTGTACTTGATTACGGCGGCAAAATCGCGGAAGGTACGCCAGAAGAAATTTATAACGACCCACGTGTTATAGCCGCGTATCTAGGTGATGAGGAGGTTCTATCATGTTAA
- a CDS encoding branched-chain amino acid ABC transporter permease: MGDVSQIIQLIFSGLTIGSIYALIAIGFVITYNITGVLNFAQGEFAMLGALICVSLVGSGLPYVGAIVLSIAAVIVIAGLFERVAIYPARQSSIPTLIIITIGVAISLRGIALFIWGTEPHNLAPLTSGKALTLGGAVIQMQSLWAIAVSLLSLVFMYIFFEKTFIGKAVTACVVNRFAARLMGIRPEKMSLISISVSGGLGALAGIIIAPISGATYSMGLMLGMKAFIAAVIGGLSNAPAAIVGAMMIGLLESFTEGLWTTGFKDAVSFGVLLLVLFLLPNGIFAKASGKRV, encoded by the coding sequence ATGGGAGATGTAAGCCAAATCATTCAGCTTATTTTTTCCGGGCTTACGATTGGTAGTATTTATGCGCTAATTGCCATCGGATTTGTTATTACGTATAACATTACGGGAGTATTGAACTTCGCACAGGGAGAGTTTGCGATGTTGGGCGCTTTGATCTGCGTATCACTCGTGGGAAGTGGACTGCCGTATGTAGGTGCGATTGTTCTAAGTATTGCGGCGGTCATTGTCATTGCTGGCTTATTTGAACGTGTAGCCATTTATCCGGCACGCCAGTCTAGCATTCCGACGCTTATTATTATTACGATTGGCGTAGCCATCTCATTACGCGGCATCGCATTGTTTATTTGGGGGACGGAACCGCACAATCTAGCTCCGCTTACTTCTGGAAAAGCTCTTACCCTCGGTGGTGCCGTTATTCAGATGCAGAGTCTTTGGGCCATTGCTGTCTCTTTGCTTAGTCTTGTCTTTATGTACATATTCTTCGAGAAGACATTCATTGGAAAAGCGGTTACAGCTTGTGTAGTTAATCGTTTTGCCGCCCGCTTAATGGGCATTCGTCCGGAGAAAATGTCCTTAATTTCGATCAGCGTCAGCGGTGGACTCGGGGCATTGGCCGGAATTATTATCGCCCCGATTTCTGGCGCGACATATAGCATGGGTCTAATGCTCGGAATGAAAGCGTTTATTGCCGCCGTCATCGGTGGTTTATCTAATGCTCCCGCCGCAATTGTAGGAGCGATGATGATTGGGTTGTTGGAGTCGTTTACAGAAGGATTATGGACCACTGGGTTTAAAGATGCAGTAAGCTTCGGTGTATTGCTGCTCGTCTTGTTCCTTTTGCCAAATGGCATTTTTGCCAAAGCTTCCGGAAAGCGCGTATAA
- a CDS encoding branched-chain amino acid ABC transporter permease, which yields MKPDLHRIYNRSLKAPAALAVLLFAFPFVVPSPYFVGLMVLIGFYTIVGTGLSMLMGYAGQISLGHAAFYGVGAYTSAIMTAKMGMPSVVGIVAGALVALVIAYIVGMPTLKLTEHYLALATLGFGVIIFIVFKQFKSLTGGLDGFFGIPPFEIFGFAFMTDFAYYYLVWPIALCGILYARNVTQSRVGRALRSLHGSETAANALGVNIQKYKLQVFMMSAVYAAIAGSLYAHYVTFISPQLFEVMTSIHFLIMVIIGGVANIWGALVGAAVFVFLSEGLKEVVPLIMSHAGGEFEIVFFGILLVVLLIYMPQGLMPAFDKAWKKRILHKDESYDENSTDTNVQLENERENQVRMVGGGEG from the coding sequence ATGAAACCGGATTTGCACAGGATTTATAATAGGAGCCTGAAAGCTCCAGCTGCGCTTGCTGTGCTGTTGTTTGCTTTTCCCTTTGTTGTTCCATCCCCGTATTTTGTCGGTCTTATGGTTCTAATTGGTTTTTACACGATCGTTGGAACCGGATTGTCCATGCTAATGGGATACGCCGGGCAGATTTCGCTCGGCCATGCCGCGTTCTATGGTGTAGGCGCCTATACCTCTGCGATTATGACAGCGAAAATGGGGATGCCCTCGGTTGTCGGAATTGTAGCGGGTGCGCTTGTAGCTTTGGTAATCGCATACATTGTCGGTATGCCGACCTTAAAACTGACAGAACATTATCTTGCTCTGGCAACACTCGGATTTGGAGTTATTATTTTTATCGTATTTAAGCAATTTAAGAGTCTTACGGGAGGTCTGGATGGCTTTTTTGGTATTCCTCCATTTGAGATATTCGGGTTTGCGTTTATGACGGACTTTGCTTATTACTATCTCGTTTGGCCGATTGCTCTATGTGGGATTTTATATGCTCGCAATGTGACACAATCGCGAGTCGGGCGAGCCCTTCGTTCGCTTCATGGCAGTGAGACTGCGGCTAATGCACTTGGCGTCAACATTCAAAAATATAAGCTTCAGGTATTTATGATGAGCGCTGTATATGCAGCGATTGCGGGGAGTCTATATGCTCACTATGTGACCTTTATCAGCCCGCAGTTGTTCGAAGTGATGACATCCATTCACTTTTTAATTATGGTCATCATCGGCGGAGTGGCGAATATTTGGGGGGCGCTGGTCGGTGCGGCCGTCTTCGTTTTTTTGAGCGAAGGATTAAAAGAAGTGGTACCTCTTATTATGAGTCATGCAGGCGGAGAGTTCGAAATTGTCTTCTTCGGTATCCTGCTTGTTGTGCTGTTAATTTATATGCCGCAGGGCTTAATGCCGGCTTTCGATAAGGCATGGAAAAAACGGATATTGCATAAAGATGAAAGCTATGATGAAAATAGCACAGATACGAATGTACAGCTAGAAAATGAGCGGGAAAATCAAGTGAGAATGGTAGGAGGTGGAGAGGGATGA
- a CDS encoding pyridoxamine 5'-phosphate oxidase family protein has translation MAKKAEIPTTLTEQQKDLLNEETLVLLSTVDADTDTPTVNAISWVKAPSEETIRFSVSASSRIVTNVKANPRVTLCIIGLESVYSITGTCTVLTEKMEGVAMPLANIEVSISAIFESMFWGAKITQDPKFEKTYDVEKAKALDEQVYAAMLK, from the coding sequence ATGGCAAAAAAAGCGGAAATACCAACAACATTAACAGAGCAGCAAAAAGATTTACTGAATGAAGAGACCCTGGTGCTGCTCAGCACAGTAGATGCTGATACGGATACCCCTACGGTGAATGCGATCTCTTGGGTGAAGGCGCCTTCTGAGGAGACCATCCGTTTTTCGGTGAGCGCTTCGTCTAGAATCGTGACCAATGTGAAGGCGAACCCGCGTGTAACCCTATGCATCATCGGTTTGGAATCCGTGTATTCCATCACAGGTACCTGCACGGTACTAACGGAAAAAATGGAAGGCGTAGCTATGCCGCTTGCTAACATTGAAGTCAGCATCTCTGCCATATTCGAGAGCATGTTCTGGGGTGCAAAAATTACCCAAGATCCGAAGTTTGAGAAAACGTATGACGTTGAGAAGGCAAAAGCGCTCGATGAGCAAGTATATGCCGCTATGCTGAAATAA
- the hpaD gene encoding 3,4-dihydroxyphenylacetate 2,3-dioxygenase has translation MGGFDIIRLAHVEFNVTDLEKARDFYVRALGFIETESDEAHIYLRAIEDANHHCLVLTKADTPSLNHIAYRVASEEQLYKLEAFLLTQNVPLRWVEKGEERGQGRALRMQDPGGIPVEFFFEMEKAERMLQKFDLHTGAKIKRIDHANCLVTDINYLNTWYMKELGFKCSEYTVTGQGEEESLWASWLHRKPSVHDLALINERGPRLHHIGFWVDDAKSILDACDYLAASGYAMHIERSPGRHGTSNAFFVYVRDPDGHRLELYTGDYFTDDPDWEPVKWHLEDPQRATFWGTEPPQTWKTQAMPVQHILTGELVEIKEPVVKKPQEQK, from the coding sequence GTGGGTGGTTTTGACATTATTCGTTTAGCTCATGTTGAATTCAATGTGACAGATTTGGAGAAAGCTCGTGATTTCTATGTACGCGCCCTTGGCTTTATTGAAACGGAGTCGGATGAAGCCCATATTTATCTTAGGGCGATTGAAGATGCGAATCATCATTGTCTTGTATTGACGAAAGCTGATACGCCAAGCCTTAATCATATTGCGTATCGGGTAGCCTCAGAAGAACAACTGTACAAGCTAGAGGCCTTCCTTTTGACGCAGAATGTACCCCTCCGATGGGTGGAGAAAGGTGAAGAGCGGGGACAGGGCCGTGCACTGCGCATGCAGGACCCTGGCGGTATTCCGGTTGAATTCTTCTTTGAAATGGAGAAGGCGGAGCGCATGCTGCAGAAGTTCGATCTTCATACCGGTGCAAAAATCAAGCGTATTGATCATGCGAATTGTTTAGTGACTGACATTAATTATCTTAATACATGGTATATGAAAGAATTAGGATTTAAGTGTTCAGAGTACACGGTAACAGGACAAGGTGAAGAGGAGTCACTCTGGGCTTCCTGGCTTCACCGGAAACCAAGTGTTCATGATTTGGCGTTAATTAATGAGCGGGGACCCCGTCTGCATCATATCGGCTTTTGGGTAGATGATGCAAAATCCATTCTTGACGCTTGTGATTATCTGGCAGCTTCCGGTTATGCCATGCATATCGAACGAAGTCCGGGACGTCATGGAACGTCTAATGCCTTTTTTGTATATGTGCGCGATCCGGATGGACATCGCCTCGAATTATATACGGGCGATTACTTTACAGATGATCCGGATTGGGAGCCTGTTAAATGGCATTTGGAAGACCCACAGCGTGCAACATTCTGGGGAACAGAGCCACCGCAGACATGGAAGACACAAGCAATGCCCGTCCAGCACATTTTGACAGGGGAATTGGTAGAGATTAAAGAACCGGTAGTAAAAAAGCCGCAAGAACAAAAATAA